The following proteins are co-located in the Camarhynchus parvulus chromosome 19, STF_HiC, whole genome shotgun sequence genome:
- the ANKRD13B gene encoding ankyrin repeat domain-containing protein 13B isoform X2, producing MLASCSGRKGPEGRYPLHYLVWHNRARDLDRELSAKQADIEQLDPRGRTPLHLATTLGHLECARVLLKHGADVGKENRSGWTVLQEAVSTRDLELVQLVLRYRDYQRAIKRLAGIPVLLEKLRKAQDFYVEMKWEFTSWVPLVSKICPSDTYKVWKSGQNLRVDTTLLGFDHMTWQRGNRSFVFRGQDSSAVVMEIDHDRRVVYSETLALAGHDQEVLLAAVQPTEEQVMGRLTAPVVTTQLDTKNIAFERNKSGILGWRSEKTEMVNGYEAKVYGASNVELITRTRTEHLSDQHKGKSKGCKTPLQSFLGIAEQHVGPNNGTLITQTLSHANPTAITPEEYFNPNFELGNRDMGRPMELTTKTQKFKAKLWLCEDHPLSLCEQVAPIIDLMAISNALFAKLRDFITLRLPPGFPVKIEIPIFHILNARITFGNLNGCDEPVSSLRHSPSSEAPSPSSDSSSVSSSSSLTSCRACEMDPALFEVPRGYSVVGTHQDALREDEDDLLQFAIQQSLLEAGSEYDQVTIWEALTNSKPGTHPMSHEGRRGDSYAEQLRLAMALSAREQEEAERRTRQEEEDLQRILQLSLTEK from the exons GCCGACATTGAGCAGCTGGACCCCCGAGGACGCACTCCCCTGCACCTGGCCACCACGCTGGGCCACCTGGAGTGTGCCAGGGTGCTGCTGAAGCATGGCGCCGACGTGGGCAAGGAGAACCGCAGCGGATGGACAG tcctgcaggaggctgtgagcACCCGTGACCtggagctggtgcagctggTCCTGCGCTACCGGGACTACCAGAGAGCCATCAAGCGCCTGGCGGGGATCCCcgtgctgctggagaagctgcgCAAG GCCCAGGACTTCTATGTGGAGATGAAGTGGGAGTTCACGAGCTGGG TGCCCCTGGTGTCCAAGATCTGCCCCAGCGACACCTACAAGGTGTGGAAGAGTGGCCAGAACCTGCGGGTGGACACCACACTGCTGGGCTTTGACCACATGACCTGGCAGCGGGGCAACCGCAGCTTCGTCTTTCGGGGACAAG acagcagtgcGGTGGTGATGGAGATTGACCACGACAGGCGGGTGGTCTACTCGGAGACGCTGGCCCTGGCCGGCCACGaccaggaggtgctgctggctgctgtgcagcccACCGAGGAGCAGGTGATGGGGCGGCTCACGGCCCCCGTCGTCACCACCCAGCTCGACACCAAGAACATCGCCTTCGAGAG GAACAAATCCGGGATCCTGGGTTGGAGGAGCGAGAAGACGGAAATGGTGAATGGGTATGAGGCGAAG GTCTATGGCGCTTCCAACGTGGAGCTGATCACACGGACACGGACCGAGCACCTCTCAGACCAGCACAAGGGCAAGAGCAAAG GCTGTAAGACCCCCCTGCAGTCCTTCCTGGGCATCGCTGAGCAGCACGTGGGGCCCAACAATGGG ACGCTGATCACGCAGACCCTGAGCCACGCCAACCCCACTGCCATCACCCCTGAGGAGTACTTCAACCCCAACTTCGAGCTGGGCAACCGGGACATGGGACGGCCCATGGAGCTCACCACCAAGACGCAGAA GTTCAAGGcgaagctgtggctgtgtgaGGACCACCCGCTGTCCCTGTGTGAGCAGGTTGCCCCCATCATCGACCTCATGGCAATAAGCAACGCGCTCTTCGCCAAACTGCGGGACTTCATCACCCTGCGCCTCCCGCCCGGCTTCCCCGTCAAGATTG aaatcccCATCTTCCATATCCTCAACGCCCGAATAACCTTCGGCAACCTCAATGGGTGTGACGAGCCCGTCAGCTCCCTgcggcacagccccagcagcgaGGCACCCTCGCCCAGCAGCGACTCCTCCAGcgtcagcagctccagctccctca cctcGTGCCGAGCGTGTGAGATGGACCCGGCGCTGTTCGAGGTGCCGCGGGGGTACAGCGTGGTGGGCACCCACCAGGACGCCCTGCGGGAGGACGAGGATGACCTGCTGCAGTTTGCCatccagcagagcctgctggaagCGGGCAGCGAGTATGACCAG GTGACCATTTGGGAAGCACTGACCAACAGCAAGCCGGGCACCCACCCCATGTCGCACGAGGGCCGCCGGGGAGACAG CTACGCGGAGCAGCTGCGCCTGGCCATGGCGCTGTCGGCGCGGGAGCAGGAGGAAGCGGAGCGCCGGACGcgccaggaggaggaggatctGCAGCgcatcctgcagctctccctgacGGAGAAGTGA
- the ANKRD13B gene encoding ankyrin repeat domain-containing protein 13B isoform X1, producing the protein MLASCSGRKGPEGRYPLHYLVWHNRARDLDRELSAKQADIEQLDPRGRTPLHLATTLGHLECARVLLKHGADVGKENRSGWTVLQEAVSTRDLELVQLVLRYRDYQRAIKRLAGIPVLLEKLRKAQDFYVEMKWEFTSWVPLVSKICPSDTYKVWKSGQNLRVDTTLLGFDHMTWQRGNRSFVFRGQDSSAVVMEIDHDRRVVYSETLALAGHDQEVLLAAVQPTEEQVMGRLTAPVVTTQLDTKNIAFERNKSGILGWRSEKTEMVNGYEAKVYGASNVELITRTRTEHLSDQHKGKSKGCKTPLQSFLGIAEQHVGPNNGTLITQTLSHANPTAITPEEYFNPNFELGNRDMGRPMELTTKTQKFKAKLWLCEDHPLSLCEQVAPIIDLMAISNALFAKLRDFITLRLPPGFPVKIEIPIFHILNARITFGNLNGCDEPVSSLRHSPSSEAPSPSSDSSSVSSSSSLTSCRACEMDPALFEVPRGYSVVGTHQDALREDEDDLLQFAIQQSLLEAGSEYDQVTIWEALTNSKPGTHPMSHEGRRGDRLVRSGQRPWEGVGAGVPAPRGPPEALLPPRTPQHTAAPRAPVAPAAGAGRAPGALFPSYAEQLRLAMALSAREQEEAERRTRQEEEDLQRILQLSLTEK; encoded by the exons GCCGACATTGAGCAGCTGGACCCCCGAGGACGCACTCCCCTGCACCTGGCCACCACGCTGGGCCACCTGGAGTGTGCCAGGGTGCTGCTGAAGCATGGCGCCGACGTGGGCAAGGAGAACCGCAGCGGATGGACAG tcctgcaggaggctgtgagcACCCGTGACCtggagctggtgcagctggTCCTGCGCTACCGGGACTACCAGAGAGCCATCAAGCGCCTGGCGGGGATCCCcgtgctgctggagaagctgcgCAAG GCCCAGGACTTCTATGTGGAGATGAAGTGGGAGTTCACGAGCTGGG TGCCCCTGGTGTCCAAGATCTGCCCCAGCGACACCTACAAGGTGTGGAAGAGTGGCCAGAACCTGCGGGTGGACACCACACTGCTGGGCTTTGACCACATGACCTGGCAGCGGGGCAACCGCAGCTTCGTCTTTCGGGGACAAG acagcagtgcGGTGGTGATGGAGATTGACCACGACAGGCGGGTGGTCTACTCGGAGACGCTGGCCCTGGCCGGCCACGaccaggaggtgctgctggctgctgtgcagcccACCGAGGAGCAGGTGATGGGGCGGCTCACGGCCCCCGTCGTCACCACCCAGCTCGACACCAAGAACATCGCCTTCGAGAG GAACAAATCCGGGATCCTGGGTTGGAGGAGCGAGAAGACGGAAATGGTGAATGGGTATGAGGCGAAG GTCTATGGCGCTTCCAACGTGGAGCTGATCACACGGACACGGACCGAGCACCTCTCAGACCAGCACAAGGGCAAGAGCAAAG GCTGTAAGACCCCCCTGCAGTCCTTCCTGGGCATCGCTGAGCAGCACGTGGGGCCCAACAATGGG ACGCTGATCACGCAGACCCTGAGCCACGCCAACCCCACTGCCATCACCCCTGAGGAGTACTTCAACCCCAACTTCGAGCTGGGCAACCGGGACATGGGACGGCCCATGGAGCTCACCACCAAGACGCAGAA GTTCAAGGcgaagctgtggctgtgtgaGGACCACCCGCTGTCCCTGTGTGAGCAGGTTGCCCCCATCATCGACCTCATGGCAATAAGCAACGCGCTCTTCGCCAAACTGCGGGACTTCATCACCCTGCGCCTCCCGCCCGGCTTCCCCGTCAAGATTG aaatcccCATCTTCCATATCCTCAACGCCCGAATAACCTTCGGCAACCTCAATGGGTGTGACGAGCCCGTCAGCTCCCTgcggcacagccccagcagcgaGGCACCCTCGCCCAGCAGCGACTCCTCCAGcgtcagcagctccagctccctca cctcGTGCCGAGCGTGTGAGATGGACCCGGCGCTGTTCGAGGTGCCGCGGGGGTACAGCGTGGTGGGCACCCACCAGGACGCCCTGCGGGAGGACGAGGATGACCTGCTGCAGTTTGCCatccagcagagcctgctggaagCGGGCAGCGAGTATGACCAG GTGACCATTTGGGAAGCACTGACCAACAGCAAGCCGGGCACCCACCCCATGTCGCACGAGGGCCGCCGGGGAGACAGGTTGGTAAGGTCTGGCCAGCGCCCTTGGGAGGGAGTGGGTGCGGGGGTGCCGGCCCCGCGGGGACCCCCTgaggccctgctgccccccaggACTCCCCAGCACACGGCAGCGCCGCGTGCCCCCGTGGcgccggcggcgggggcgggcagGGCGCCGGGCGCGCTGTTCCCCAGCTACGCGGAGCAGCTGCGCCTGGCCATGGCGCTGTCGGCGCGGGAGCAGGAGGAAGCGGAGCGCCGGACGcgccaggaggaggaggatctGCAGCgcatcctgcagctctccctgacGGAGAAGTGA
- the CORO6 gene encoding LOW QUALITY PROTEIN: coronin-6 (The sequence of the model RefSeq protein was modified relative to this genomic sequence to represent the inferred CDS: inserted 1 base in 1 codon; deleted 1 base in 1 codon): MSRRVVRQSKFRHVFGQPVKADQMYEDIRVSKVTCDSSFCAVNPKFVAIIVESGGGGAFIVLPLAKTGRVDKNHPLVTGHTAPVLDIDWCPHNDNVIASASEDTTVMVWQIPDYVPVRNITEPVVTLEGHSKRVSIISWHPTALNVLLSAGCDNLVILWNVGTGEMLLALDDMHTDLIYNVGWNRNGSLLVTTCKDKKVRVIDPRKQQIIAEKTKPHDGTRPIRAIFVADGKIFTTGFSRMSERQLGLWDLNNFEEPIALQEMDTSNGVLLPFYDADSSIVYLCGKGDSSIRYFEITDEAPYVHYLNTYSSKEPQRVMGFMPKRGLDVSKCEIARFFKLHERKCEPIVMTVPRKSDLFQDDLYPDTPGPEPXLEADEWLSGKDAEPILISLRDGYVPIKNRELKVVKKNILDSKPPPGPRRRHSTCDSDFSQPALEEVLEEIRALKETVQAQEKRISDLENKLGQFTNGTD, translated from the exons ATGAGCCGCCGCGTGGTGCGCCAGAGCAAGTTCCGGCACGTCTTCGGGCAGCCGGTGAAGGCAGACCAGATGTACGAGGACATCCGTGTCTCCAAGGTGACATGTGACAGCTCCTTCTGTGCTGTCAACCCCAAGTTTGTGGCCATCATTGTGGAGTCCGGTGGTGGCGGGGCCTTCATTGTCCTGCCCCTTGCCAAG ACAGGACGGGTGGACAAGAACCACCCACTGGTGACGGGACACACGGCGCCAGTGCTGGACATCGACTGGTGTCCCCACAACGACAACGTCATCGCCAGCGCCTCGGAGGACACCACTGTCATG GTGTGGCAGATCCCCGACTATGTCCCCGTGCGCAACATCACGGAGCCCGTGGTGACACTGGAGGGACACTCCAAGCGGGTGAGCATCATCTCCTGGCACCCCACCGCCCTCAACGTCCTGCTCAGCGCAG GCTGCGACAACCTGGTGATCCTCTGGAATGTGGGCactggggagatgctgctggctctggatgACATGCACACCGACCTCATCTACAACGTGGGCTGGAACCGCAACGGCAGCCTGCTGGTCACCACGTGCAAGGACAAGAAGGTCCGAGTCATCGACCCCCGCAAGCAGCAGATCATAGCG GAGAAAACCAAACCGCACGACGGCACCCGGCCCATCCGCGCCATCTTCGTGGCCGATGGCAAGATCTTCACCACGGGCTTCAGCAGGATGAGCGAGCGGCAGCTGGGCCTCTGGGACCTG AATAACTTTGAGGAGCCCATTGCCCTGCAAGAGATGGACACGAGCAACGGGGTCCTGCTACCCTTCTACGACGCCGATTCCAGCATTGTCTACCTCTGTGGGAAG GGTGACAGCAGCATCCGGTACTTCGAGATCACAGACGAGGCGCCCTACGTGCACTACCTGAACACCTACAGCAGCAAGGAGCCCCAGCGGGTCATGGGCTTCATGCCCAAGCGTGGGCTGGATGTCAGCAAGTGTGAGATCGCCAG GTTCTTCAAGCTGCATGAGCGCAAGTGCGAGCCCATTGTCATGACGGTGCCACGCAAG TCAGACCTCTTCCAGGATGACCTTTACCCCGACACGCCAGGCCCCGAGC CCCTGGAGGCGGATGAGTGGCTGTCGGGGAAGGACGCAGAGCCCATCCTCATCTCGCTGCGGGATGGGTACGTCCCCATCAAGAACCGGGAGCTGAAGGTGGTCAAGAAGAACATCCTGGACAGCAAACCCCCGCCAGGCCCCCGA CGCAGGCACTCCACCTGCGACTCAGACTTCTCT cagccagccttggaggaggtgctggaggagatCCGTGCCCTGAAGGAGACGGTCCAAGCGCAGGAGAAGCGCATCTCCGACCTGGAGAACAAACTCGGCCAGTTCACCAACGGCACGGACTAG